A window of Phycobacter azelaicus contains these coding sequences:
- a CDS encoding ABC transporter ATP-binding protein, with translation MLEIHDLTVAYGKHVALDAVSMRVEPGECVVILGANGAGKSSLLKTVGGVVEPHAGRISHEGTDLATVAAHERVGRGIALVPEGRGIFPRMSVAENLALGTYPDRAREGVAARQAEVFELFPRLAERRRQLAGTMSGGEQQMVAIARALMSNPNILLLDEPSLGLAPIVVKEVFAALARIRSTGLTLVIVEQNVRASLALADRGYLLEAGRVVGQGTSDELQNDPAVQHAFLGGTSEPLDNEIS, from the coding sequence ATGCTTGAGATCCATGACCTCACCGTTGCCTATGGCAAGCATGTCGCCCTGGATGCGGTGTCGATGCGGGTGGAGCCGGGTGAATGCGTGGTGATCCTGGGGGCCAACGGGGCCGGGAAATCCAGCCTGCTCAAGACCGTCGGTGGTGTGGTGGAGCCGCATGCGGGCCGGATCAGCCACGAAGGCACCGATCTGGCGACGGTTGCCGCGCATGAACGGGTCGGGCGCGGTATCGCCCTGGTGCCCGAGGGTCGCGGCATCTTCCCGCGCATGTCCGTGGCCGAGAATCTGGCGCTGGGCACCTATCCAGATCGCGCGCGTGAGGGCGTTGCCGCGCGTCAGGCTGAGGTGTTCGAACTGTTCCCGCGCCTTGCCGAACGGCGGCGGCAGCTGGCAGGCACCATGTCGGGCGGGGAGCAGCAGATGGTCGCCATCGCCCGCGCGCTGATGTCGAACCCCAACATCCTGCTTTTGGATGAACCGAGCCTTGGCCTGGCCCCCATCGTAGTGAAGGAGGTCTTTGCCGCGCTCGCCCGGATCCGCAGCACCGGCCTTACGCTGGTGATCGTGGAGCAGAACGTGCGCGCAAGCTTGGCGCTGGCCGACCGGGGCTACCTGCTCGAGGCCGGTCGCGTCGTGGGGCAAGGCACCAGTGACGAATTGCAGAATGATCCAGCGGTACAGCACGCCTTCCTTGGCGGCACGAGCGAGCCGCTGGACAATGAAATTTCCTGA
- a CDS encoding branched-chain amino acid ABC transporter permease: protein MLISTLLLGLVLGGTYALLALGLSLQYGISRIMNLAYGEFMLLACFAVTLMFTGWGVGPLWGLFVVAPAGYGFSWLIYRVMMRPLVKRAGGSGRLEVDTILATFGLLFVLQGVMLVTFGSDFTSYSYLNTGVEMLGVTIAANRLIAFVLSVVIGLGLFTLLIRTRWGTAMRAVALSPDSAYLVGIDVDRMGRQAFALGGALAAAGGALISMYQTFSATDGVVFTMKALIVVIMGGVGNILGALIAGLFLGLAETFVAAFIDPGLTLAATYTLFLVVLLWRPNGLFGKAGG from the coding sequence ATGTTGATCTCGACCCTTCTCCTCGGCCTAGTGCTGGGCGGGACCTATGCGCTCTTGGCGCTGGGCCTGTCGCTACAATACGGCATATCCAGGATCATGAACCTGGCTTACGGCGAATTCATGCTGCTCGCCTGTTTTGCAGTGACGCTGATGTTCACCGGCTGGGGCGTTGGCCCGCTCTGGGGGCTTTTTGTGGTGGCACCTGCAGGCTATGGGTTTTCCTGGCTGATCTACCGCGTGATGATGCGCCCGCTGGTCAAACGTGCGGGCGGCAGCGGGCGGCTTGAGGTCGACACCATCCTTGCGACCTTTGGCCTGCTGTTCGTCCTGCAGGGCGTGATGCTGGTCACATTCGGCAGCGATTTCACCTCCTATTCCTACCTCAACACCGGGGTGGAGATGTTGGGTGTGACCATTGCCGCCAACCGTCTCATTGCCTTTGTCTTGTCGGTGGTGATCGGGCTGGGTCTGTTCACACTGCTGATCCGCACCCGCTGGGGCACTGCCATGCGTGCCGTGGCGCTGTCGCCGGACTCGGCCTATCTCGTGGGCATTGATGTGGACCGTATGGGACGACAGGCCTTTGCCCTTGGCGGCGCGCTGGCGGCGGCGGGCGGCGCGCTCATCTCCATGTATCAGACGTTTTCGGCCACCGATGGCGTTGTCTTCACCATGAAGGCGCTGATCGTGGTGATCATGGGCGGGGTCGGCAATATCCTGGGCGCTCTGATCGCCGGGCTGTTTCTGGGGCTGGCAGAGACTTTTGTGGCGGCGTTCATTGACCCCGGTCTAACCCTTGCGGCCACCTATACGCTGTTCCTGGTGGTGCTCTTGTGGCGTCCGAACGGGCTCTTTGGCAAGGCGGGAGGCTGA
- a CDS encoding ABC transporter ATP-binding protein encodes MSVLLKTDGLTKRFGGLTAVNDVSLEVREGEVLGLLGPNGSGKTTLLNLLSGALRPSAGQFAVEGRQLAGARPDVIAGAGVARTFQLVRILPSLSLEENVMVPAAFGAKRLWVAELAARVRECLAMVGLEDRAAGAAADLTYIDQKRLELARALAAEPRILLLDEWLAGLNPTELHEGIALIRRLEETGITIIMVEHIMDAVRALCPRCAVMNSGALIADGPTAEVLDDPHVVAAYLGEEDA; translated from the coding sequence ATGAGTGTTCTTCTGAAAACAGACGGCCTCACCAAACGCTTTGGTGGCCTGACGGCAGTCAATGATGTTTCACTTGAGGTGCGCGAAGGCGAGGTTCTAGGCCTGCTGGGGCCCAACGGGTCCGGCAAGACGACGCTCCTCAACCTTCTCTCTGGCGCGCTGCGTCCGTCGGCGGGTCAATTCGCGGTGGAGGGTCGGCAGCTGGCAGGCGCGCGCCCCGATGTGATTGCGGGCGCAGGTGTGGCCCGTACGTTCCAATTGGTGCGCATTCTGCCTTCGCTGTCGCTGGAAGAAAACGTGATGGTCCCGGCGGCCTTCGGCGCAAAACGCCTCTGGGTAGCGGAGCTGGCTGCCCGTGTGAGGGAGTGCCTTGCCATGGTTGGTCTTGAGGATCGCGCGGCGGGTGCGGCTGCCGATCTCACCTATATCGACCAGAAACGATTGGAGCTGGCCCGCGCCTTGGCGGCGGAGCCGCGCATCCTGCTCTTGGACGAATGGCTGGCGGGCCTCAATCCCACTGAACTGCACGAGGGGATCGCCCTTATCCGCAGGCTGGAGGAGACCGGCATCACCATCATCATGGTCGAGCACATCATGGATGCGGTGCGCGCGCTTTGCCCACGCTGCGCGGTGATGAACTCTGGGGCGCTGATCGCCGATGGACCAACGGCCGAGGTATTGGACGATCCCCATGTTGTGGCGGCTTACTTGGGAGAAGAAGATGCTTGA
- a CDS encoding helix-turn-helix domain-containing protein, with the protein MISDQKPQIIARQIRSPLAETAYNLPHAQSILLLLEAGQGQVGGASEELHFDAPRAVWLSTPRQGKLRLASGSRGEILQLSDNAIARALPATSLGDELARILRRDLSEPLSRQSERMTGWMQDLREELSGAEPASELAAEHLLSLLLIQIWRLAREQRPRSAAATGGLVQNFVQLVGLHLRDHWKVTDYANALGVSRDRLGSAVRRATGRSPQSYLHEALIREASELLANSGLSVAQVSFRLGFSDPAYFNRFFTRAQGLSPGRFRRKMATRGRQPTSFSAWP; encoded by the coding sequence GTGATTTCCGACCAAAAACCGCAGATCATTGCCCGTCAGATTCGAAGCCCGCTCGCCGAGACGGCCTACAACCTGCCCCACGCCCAAAGCATCCTTCTGCTGCTGGAGGCAGGCCAAGGACAGGTAGGCGGCGCCTCTGAAGAGCTTCATTTCGACGCTCCGCGCGCGGTCTGGCTCTCAACACCTAGACAAGGCAAACTGCGGCTGGCCTCTGGCAGCCGCGGGGAAATACTCCAGCTAAGCGACAATGCAATAGCCAGGGCCCTGCCCGCCACGTCTCTTGGGGACGAGTTGGCGCGCATTCTGCGCCGTGATCTGTCAGAACCTCTGAGCCGTCAATCAGAGCGGATGACGGGGTGGATGCAAGACCTGCGTGAAGAACTCTCCGGTGCCGAACCGGCTTCCGAGCTGGCGGCAGAGCACCTTCTCTCCCTTCTTCTGATACAGATCTGGCGGCTTGCCCGAGAGCAACGCCCCCGCTCAGCTGCAGCAACCGGAGGGCTGGTGCAGAATTTCGTCCAACTGGTCGGCCTACACTTACGGGATCACTGGAAAGTGACGGACTACGCCAATGCACTGGGTGTCAGCCGCGACAGGCTTGGGAGTGCCGTGCGCCGCGCGACCGGACGCTCACCTCAGAGCTATCTCCACGAGGCCTTGATCCGCGAAGCGTCGGAACTCCTGGCCAATTCGGGCCTCTCGGTGGCCCAAGTCAGCTTTCGCCTCGGGTTCTCTGACCCAGCATATTTCAACCGCTTCTTCACACGAGCACAGGGACTTTCACCCGGACGGTTCCGCAGAAAGATGGCCACGCGCGGCCGTCAACCAACCTCCTTTTCTGCTTGGCCTTGA
- a CDS encoding branched-chain amino acid ABC transporter permease, with the protein MRIVIAVVALACLAALPFLLDSYGIGLLVGLAGYVTLATSWAMFSGPTRYVSLATVAFFGVGAYTVAVLNEALPYPLVLLAAAGIGATMALLVGLSTLRLAGIYFVIFTFGLAELVRQLITWFEVNVTGTLGRYIFLDLEAKHIYWQLLALGALTLALAAWIRQSRLGLALRVIGDDEIVAAHSGINLARTKLVLFVASATIITLVGAIQAPRWVYVEPSIVFNPTVSFLTVIMALLGGAGRLWGPAFGAVPLFLLFEWLSARFPDHFSILLGLMFLAVVYALPDGLLAAAEKLRGKARGDAKGEAAQ; encoded by the coding sequence ATGCGGATTGTTATTGCAGTTGTGGCCCTTGCCTGCCTTGCAGCGCTTCCCTTTCTGCTGGATAGCTATGGTATCGGCCTTCTTGTGGGGCTTGCGGGCTATGTGACGCTGGCGACCTCCTGGGCGATGTTCTCGGGGCCGACGCGCTATGTCTCGCTGGCAACGGTCGCCTTCTTCGGCGTTGGCGCTTACACGGTTGCTGTCCTCAATGAGGCGCTGCCCTATCCGCTGGTGCTGCTGGCCGCCGCCGGGATCGGCGCCACCATGGCGCTGCTGGTTGGCCTTTCTACCCTGCGCCTTGCAGGCATATACTTCGTAATCTTCACCTTTGGCCTCGCCGAACTGGTGCGCCAGTTGATCACCTGGTTTGAGGTCAATGTCACCGGAACGCTAGGGCGCTATATCTTCCTCGATCTGGAGGCCAAGCATATCTACTGGCAGCTTTTGGCGCTGGGGGCGCTGACACTGGCGCTGGCGGCATGGATCCGCCAAAGCCGCCTGGGCCTTGCGTTGCGGGTGATTGGCGACGATGAAATTGTGGCCGCCCACAGCGGGATCAATCTGGCGCGCACCAAACTGGTGCTGTTCGTGGCCTCTGCCACCATCATCACCCTTGTGGGCGCAATCCAGGCGCCGCGCTGGGTCTATGTGGAGCCCTCCATTGTCTTCAACCCCACTGTCAGCTTCCTGACCGTGATCATGGCGCTGTTGGGCGGAGCGGGCAGACTATGGGGCCCAGCCTTCGGCGCCGTGCCTCTGTTCCTGCTGTTCGAATGGCTTTCGGCGCGCTTCCCGGATCACTTCTCGATCCTCTTGGGGCTGATGTTCCTCGCAGTGGTCTATGCGCTGCCGGACGGATTGCTGGCCGCCGCTGAAAAACTTCGCGGTAAGGCAAGGGGTGATGCAAAAGGGGAGGCGGCTCAATGA
- a CDS encoding amino acid ABC transporter substrate-binding protein produces the protein MSVFSRRALLRAVPVALGAMMAFGGPAMAEAPVKIGYAVSKSGPNATGAGITTIPNYELWISEVNAKGGLMLPDGSRRKIEVVEYDDRSSAEDLVRAIERLATQDKVDLILPPWGTGSNLAIAPLMDRFGYPQLAVTAVTDKAPEFAARWDRSFWMLGGGHDYATALVEALAAARDAGAINNKVAMISVADGFGIDLVKAARPALTDAGFETVYDASYPLGTSDFATMLNEVQGSGADSFISFSYPPGSFGVTKQAMTTGFNPKVFYIGVGGAFPVYTKITGGKQEGVMSIGGIDAANPEIQTYFQKHVEATGNAPDSWASAITYASLQILEEAVSRVGLDHAALAEEISTGTFDTILGETAMENNQLRKLWFVGQWQGDSFVAVSPSDRTGAAAPAIPKPEW, from the coding sequence ATGTCTGTATTTTCACGGCGCGCGTTGCTGCGCGCGGTTCCCGTTGCGCTCGGCGCGATGATGGCGTTTGGCGGTCCGGCGATGGCCGAGGCACCTGTCAAAATCGGCTATGCGGTATCGAAAAGCGGCCCAAATGCCACCGGAGCTGGGATCACAACCATACCGAATTATGAACTCTGGATTTCAGAGGTAAATGCCAAGGGTGGCCTGATGCTGCCCGACGGTAGCCGACGCAAGATCGAGGTGGTTGAATATGATGACCGTTCCAGCGCCGAGGATCTGGTGCGCGCGATCGAGCGTCTCGCGACGCAAGACAAGGTCGACCTGATCCTGCCGCCCTGGGGCACCGGCAGCAATCTGGCGATCGCGCCGCTGATGGACCGCTTTGGGTATCCGCAACTTGCGGTGACGGCGGTGACCGATAAAGCGCCAGAGTTTGCAGCACGCTGGGATCGATCTTTCTGGATGCTGGGCGGAGGTCACGACTACGCCACTGCCTTGGTCGAGGCCTTGGCCGCAGCGCGTGATGCTGGGGCGATAAACAATAAGGTTGCAATGATCTCGGTAGCTGACGGTTTTGGTATCGATCTGGTGAAGGCTGCGCGCCCTGCGCTGACAGACGCCGGGTTCGAAACTGTCTATGATGCATCCTATCCGCTCGGCACGTCGGATTTTGCCACCATGCTGAACGAGGTGCAGGGATCGGGGGCGGACAGTTTCATCTCCTTCTCCTATCCGCCGGGCAGTTTTGGCGTGACGAAACAGGCGATGACCACGGGCTTTAACCCAAAGGTCTTTTATATTGGTGTGGGCGGGGCCTTCCCGGTCTATACCAAAATCACCGGGGGCAAGCAGGAGGGCGTGATGTCCATCGGCGGTATCGATGCCGCGAACCCGGAGATCCAGACCTATTTCCAGAAACATGTCGAAGCGACCGGCAATGCCCCCGACAGCTGGGCAAGTGCCATCACCTATGCCTCTCTGCAGATTCTCGAGGAGGCGGTGTCGCGCGTCGGTCTCGATCACGCGGCCCTGGCCGAGGAAATTTCGACCGGCACCTTCGACACCATCCTGGGTGAGACCGCGATGGAGAACAACCAGCTACGCAAGCTTTGGTTCGTGGGACAGTGGCAGGGCGACAGCTTTGTGGCCGTCAGCCCCTCTGACCGCACTGGCGCGGCCGCGCCTGCGATCCCGAAACCCGAGTGGTAA